A single Pedobacter sp. PACM 27299 DNA region contains:
- a CDS encoding FecR family protein, with translation MQHPIDKELLKKYLKDTCTPSELEVVRGYLGRPSTEAILQELIAEESAAEWECATNAPVELDEQLIRWQSKFEQRKAVSSGHSPKIIKGFFSRNNFLKYAAVLSTVILGIGIYTLNSSQEKELPKAAIQLSMKTFTTVKGQRAKITLTDGTIVYMGAGSTLAYPEQFKDSIRSVSLKGEAFFEVAKNPAQPFIIQTENIRTQVLGTSFKVNAITGKPFQVQVATGKVRVDRIKEGQREELAILTPGQQLSLKTLNDRAVSSEIAVADIQGWRNSRLVFKDQTIQEIAEQLERSYDVRFTFKSPQKAAAVLTVTLQDNIPLNETLRVLSAGAHFKYQIQGKNIIIK, from the coding sequence ATGCAACACCCCATAGATAAAGAACTACTAAAAAAATACCTGAAGGATACTTGTACCCCCAGCGAGCTGGAAGTTGTACGCGGGTATTTAGGCAGACCAAGTACCGAGGCGATTTTACAGGAACTGATCGCTGAAGAATCAGCCGCAGAATGGGAGTGCGCCACGAATGCGCCTGTAGAACTTGATGAACAGCTGATCAGATGGCAGTCTAAATTTGAACAGCGTAAAGCCGTATCATCAGGCCATAGCCCAAAAATCATTAAAGGCTTTTTCAGCAGGAACAACTTTCTAAAATATGCTGCGGTATTGAGTACGGTCATTTTAGGAATAGGGATCTATACATTGAACAGCTCCCAGGAAAAAGAACTTCCTAAAGCAGCAATTCAATTGTCCATGAAAACTTTTACTACGGTAAAGGGGCAGCGTGCAAAGATCACCTTAACCGATGGAACCATCGTTTACATGGGAGCGGGCAGTACTTTAGCCTATCCTGAGCAATTTAAAGATTCGATCAGAAGTGTATCCTTAAAAGGAGAAGCATTTTTCGAAGTCGCAAAGAATCCTGCACAGCCCTTCATCATCCAGACAGAAAACATTCGCACCCAGGTATTGGGAACTTCCTTTAAAGTAAACGCCATCACTGGAAAACCCTTTCAAGTGCAGGTGGCTACCGGAAAGGTAAGAGTAGATCGTATAAAAGAAGGCCAAAGAGAGGAACTCGCCATCTTGACCCCAGGACAGCAGCTGAGTTTAAAAACCTTAAATGACCGGGCGGTTTCCAGCGAAATTGCCGTTGCAGATATTCAGGGATGGAGAAATTCAAGACTGGTTTTCAAAGACCAGACCATTCAGGAAATCGCGGAGCAGCTGGAGCGTTCCTACGATGTTCGCTTTACATTCAAATCTCCGCAAAAAGCAGCAGCTGTGCTGACGGTCACCCTTCAGGACAACATTCCTTTAAATGAAACGCTGCGGGTTTTAAGTGCCGGCGCACATTTCAAATATCAGATACAAGGTAAAAACATCATTATTAAATAA
- a CDS encoding TonB-dependent receptor: protein MRCSFVLLFTKLTMVGMLYANTVTGQDLNRKVDLKLEGVGVKESLLHIEAKTGVKFLLPQKVLDISTKKVNLTTNDMTVAEAIKNVLSNSGLRYKVVEHYVVIEAIPVQQRITGRVTDAANKESLPGVSIQIKGQQRGTSTDVDGNFSLTITEPEVTLVFSYMGYNTRTVKVDKNSANLNIAMTASSNALNEVTVQARRKANTEVAVLDERKKSSVIQDAISSQLIERTGSITTTQALQRVSGVTVTDDKYVAIRGLGDRSVIGQLNGVRLASSDPDRSTIPLDLVPASLLDNITIYKTVTPDKPADAAAGIVELKTKSVPEKETFEIIAQSGLNSNVGLGGQYNSFWNSDMGTFGGKIKDKNLSNDFKNLAKQYPDGLGSIQNMIANSNYSPSAYQEVNRINSIMQSFDPVMTTQYKKAPLNQLYSATYGNSFDVFKKHKIGLILGGNYYRRITDISGGDLTQYSIYQGVVTGNTDVYSPRNIPNYITPNSLYMGKYQTYKENTGIETLNYGTLAGLTYRFNSRNEISMQYLGSWGGESKATNLYGRYEYTGLPGDVYTTTYSLKQTFRNLNTFNLQGEHKFLDNEMSPRLSYNVASSRSKQNDPDFRFASLVDYMPRGGGWYSRPGIGAGSTTEGLTYTKHLYALTSGYVNGFGPYGIMQAEPNGRRWRNLDEKNYNYKADLSIPFKLFGQTQQFKTGINYLFRDRSFTENQLFLPGSNFTSNKSIPLYDVEGNLNRLVSNQIIGVKAPAANQGEGMMPIGGFLYNTQKSPNNYTGYFETNALYGMVDLKITEKLRVAGGVRFETTNIGSKVDTAGVFLDPSLTAGGASGGRIPLNPINPNSVYKTGFKPYYSVNATYTLNDNMNFRTAYNTTLARPELREITNVFEFDAFQMGLVVGNPNLKNQSTQNLDFRWEWFPDKGEVLAVSAFGKRIENQLVKVFSLQTAGLAATYPEFPTIQFQNDPNVGRVWGLELEVVKSLGALYDPLKNFYFGSNLLLAQSDIKKTPERYEAIRSLDRYTPKNSPLFEQAPYSINLWLNYENPKSGSDLTMTFNMVGERLVQINLTGEPDLYTQPVPVLDFVFSQRITKSVKFKGYAKNILNPAIKTVYANPQTGGKWYGNEYINRSFTRGAEIMLGFTYNLLK from the coding sequence ATGAGATGTTCATTTGTCCTGTTGTTTACTAAGCTGACCATGGTAGGCATGCTGTATGCCAACACCGTAACTGGCCAGGATCTGAACCGAAAGGTGGATCTGAAACTGGAAGGAGTTGGGGTAAAAGAAAGCCTGCTACATATAGAAGCCAAGACTGGCGTAAAGTTTCTGCTTCCACAGAAGGTGCTGGACATCAGTACCAAAAAAGTAAACCTGACCACAAATGATATGACCGTTGCGGAAGCCATTAAAAATGTGCTTTCCAATTCCGGTTTAAGGTATAAAGTGGTGGAGCATTATGTAGTGATTGAAGCCATCCCGGTTCAGCAGCGGATCACGGGCAGGGTAACTGACGCGGCAAACAAAGAAAGTTTACCAGGCGTATCTATCCAGATCAAAGGCCAGCAGCGCGGAACCTCCACAGATGTAGACGGTAATTTTAGCCTCACAATTACGGAACCCGAGGTGACCCTGGTATTCAGTTACATGGGCTACAACACCAGAACGGTAAAAGTGGATAAAAACAGCGCTAACCTGAATATCGCCATGACGGCTTCCAGCAATGCCTTAAATGAGGTGACTGTGCAGGCCAGAAGAAAAGCGAATACAGAAGTTGCCGTATTGGACGAAAGAAAAAAATCTTCCGTGATCCAGGACGCGATTTCTTCTCAATTGATAGAACGTACCGGAAGTATCACCACTACGCAGGCCTTACAGCGCGTATCAGGGGTAACGGTAACCGATGATAAATATGTAGCGATCCGTGGTTTGGGCGATAGAAGTGTTATCGGACAGCTGAATGGCGTTCGTTTAGCTTCCTCAGATCCAGACCGCAGTACGATCCCACTAGATTTAGTACCCGCTTCCTTATTAGACAACATCACCATTTATAAAACCGTAACGCCGGATAAACCTGCAGATGCAGCAGCGGGTATTGTGGAACTGAAAACTAAATCTGTTCCTGAAAAGGAGACTTTTGAAATCATCGCGCAAAGCGGATTAAATTCAAATGTAGGTTTAGGTGGTCAGTACAATAGCTTCTGGAACAGTGACATGGGGACTTTCGGTGGAAAGATCAAGGACAAGAACCTGAGCAATGATTTTAAAAACCTGGCCAAGCAATATCCAGACGGATTGGGTTCTATACAAAACATGATTGCCAACAGCAATTATAGCCCAAGTGCTTATCAGGAAGTCAACCGCATCAATAGCATCATGCAGTCTTTTGATCCGGTGATGACTACGCAATACAAAAAAGCACCCTTAAATCAGCTGTATTCGGCGACCTATGGAAATAGCTTTGATGTATTTAAAAAACATAAAATAGGCTTGATCCTGGGCGGGAATTACTACCGACGCATCACTGATATTTCCGGGGGAGATTTAACCCAATACAGTATCTATCAAGGGGTGGTGACTGGTAATACCGATGTATACAGTCCGCGGAATATTCCAAACTACATCACGCCAAACAGTCTGTATATGGGTAAATACCAGACCTATAAAGAAAATACAGGTATAGAAACGCTAAACTACGGTACTTTAGCCGGTTTAACCTATCGTTTCAACAGCAGAAACGAAATCAGTATGCAATATCTGGGCAGCTGGGGTGGAGAAAGCAAGGCGACCAACCTATACGGTCGTTATGAATATACCGGCTTACCGGGCGATGTATACACGACTACTTATTCTCTGAAACAGACCTTCCGTAACCTGAATACCTTCAATTTACAGGGAGAGCATAAATTTCTGGATAACGAAATGTCGCCTCGTTTAAGCTATAATGTGGCCAGCTCCAGGTCTAAACAAAACGATCCGGATTTCCGTTTCGCCAGCTTAGTAGACTATATGCCTAGAGGCGGTGGCTGGTATTCAAGACCGGGAATTGGTGCAGGAAGTACTACTGAAGGCCTAACTTATACCAAACATCTTTACGCTTTAACCTCCGGTTATGTGAATGGATTTGGTCCTTATGGCATCATGCAGGCAGAACCAAACGGACGCAGATGGCGTAACCTGGATGAGAAGAATTACAACTATAAAGCAGACTTGAGCATCCCTTTTAAACTATTCGGACAGACCCAGCAGTTTAAAACAGGGATCAACTATTTGTTCCGTGACCGTTCATTTACAGAGAATCAGCTGTTCTTGCCGGGCTCAAACTTTACCTCGAATAAATCTATCCCATTGTATGATGTGGAAGGCAACTTAAACCGACTGGTGAGCAATCAGATCATCGGTGTAAAGGCACCTGCAGCCAATCAGGGCGAGGGCATGATGCCTATCGGTGGTTTCTTGTACAACACACAAAAATCTCCGAACAACTACACCGGCTACTTTGAAACCAATGCCCTGTACGGGATGGTGGATTTGAAAATCACGGAAAAGCTTCGTGTAGCAGGTGGTGTCCGTTTCGAAACCACTAATATCGGATCCAAAGTAGATACGGCAGGGGTATTCTTAGACCCTTCCTTAACTGCAGGAGGTGCCAGCGGTGGAAGGATTCCATTGAATCCAATCAACCCGAATTCCGTTTATAAAACTGGTTTCAAGCCGTATTATTCGGTCAACGCCACTTATACCTTAAACGACAACATGAATTTCCGTACGGCTTACAACACTACGCTGGCCCGTCCGGAGTTAAGGGAAATCACCAATGTGTTTGAGTTCGACGCTTTCCAGATGGGATTGGTAGTCGGTAATCCAAACCTGAAAAACCAATCTACGCAAAACCTGGACTTCAGATGGGAATGGTTCCCGGATAAAGGGGAGGTGCTTGCGGTTTCCGCCTTCGGCAAACGTATTGAAAACCAATTGGTAAAGGTGTTCAGTCTGCAAACTGCAGGTTTAGCGGCCACTTATCCGGAGTTTCCAACCATCCAGTTCCAGAACGATCCTAACGTTGGTAGGGTATGGGGATTGGAGCTAGAAGTAGTGAAAAGTCTGGGTGCTTTATATGATCCTTTGAAGAATTTCTACTTCGGCTCTAACCTATTACTCGCACAGAGTGACATCAAAAAAACACCGGAACGTTATGAAGCCATCCGTTCACTGGATCGTTATACGCCAAAAAACTCTCCGCTGTTTGAGCAGGCACCTTATTCCATCAACCTTTGGTTAAACTATGAAAACCCAAAATCCGGCTCTGATTTAACCATGACTTTTAACATGGTAGGAGAGCGTTTGGTACAGATTAACCTGACCGGTGAGCCTGATTTGTACACCCAGCCGGTACCGGTATTAGATTTTGTATTCAGTCAGCGCATCACTAAGAGCGTGAAATTTAAAGGATATGCGAAGAACATCCTGAATCCGGCCATCAAAACCGTTTATGCAAATCCTCAGACTGGTGGTAAATGGTACGGTAACGAATACATCAACCGCAGTTTTACCCGTGGTGCAGAAATTATGCTGGGCTTTACCTATAACCTTCTTAAATAA
- a CDS encoding DUF4397 domain-containing protein, with protein MNKLKYKFLPLFFLTAMLLFQACKKDKLNFEADNRVLTENRVNSTARVINLSLYNQVIANGDSLTSFLTPVPTPGSPPKLPGTSYFPVNGYLTKSWYIPQNLFNAQETVKLDFMTRSYQPTLGTDIKTEIKNDYSNPMDYFLMPTFAMEGQPDVVPVKRGVSAPSKPDHFKIRIVNLSGKIKNPAFNSSGALEDLTGRVSLAYSDGTLVNTRTSNMNSVDVASEYVELPYGTYQFKVLMADGRQMPALGAELNQYTILDPPTSTIPRTISNSTALVYAPIQTYQPGGIYTILIAPQRFNYLINENSETADTYQNSFQILNDNTAPVNNSYFRVQGVNALNTEKVSFRVDGKTIASGLGFGASGDYSNFIQGTHTIEAVDASGKVIASGSQVLRSAQNYTAWLSPDAAGAAKLLIVANDLSGATYTGGPEQEDATYARNQYRYFFFKRFLNLSAGNPYLTFTLDNGQPISSGEDNPNAGVNLQPGMPLFERPYVSSDYASNSYEVMAYRSKPNVVPGVWASDIQVLKSDAFIANKDLYLRPGRELPVHEPGIYTVSLIGQSGTGSVPATKAKMIIIKHNK; from the coding sequence ATGAACAAGCTAAAATATAAATTCCTCCCCCTGTTTTTCCTGACGGCAATGCTCTTATTTCAGGCTTGTAAAAAGGATAAGCTGAATTTTGAGGCTGATAACCGCGTTTTAACAGAGAACCGTGTGAATTCTACGGCCAGGGTGATCAATCTTTCGCTTTACAATCAGGTGATCGCCAATGGTGATAGCCTGACCAGTTTTCTAACCCCAGTTCCAACTCCAGGATCGCCTCCAAAATTACCGGGAACTTCGTATTTCCCTGTGAATGGCTATTTGACTAAGAGCTGGTACATCCCGCAAAACCTTTTCAATGCACAGGAAACCGTAAAATTAGACTTCATGACCCGGTCTTATCAGCCCACATTAGGTACTGATATTAAAACAGAGATCAAAAACGATTACAGCAATCCAATGGATTATTTCCTGATGCCAACTTTTGCGATGGAAGGACAGCCGGATGTAGTTCCTGTGAAAAGAGGGGTCTCGGCACCTTCAAAACCTGATCACTTTAAAATCAGGATCGTCAACCTTTCCGGTAAAATTAAGAACCCTGCTTTCAACAGCAGTGGAGCCCTGGAAGATTTAACGGGCCGCGTATCCCTGGCTTACTCAGATGGTACGCTTGTGAATACGCGAACCAGCAACATGAATTCCGTTGATGTGGCTTCTGAATATGTAGAGCTGCCTTATGGCACCTACCAGTTTAAAGTACTGATGGCGGACGGCCGACAAATGCCTGCCCTAGGTGCTGAATTGAACCAGTATACCATATTAGACCCGCCAACTTCTACGATTCCAAGAACGATCAGCAATTCTACTGCTTTAGTTTATGCACCGATTCAAACCTATCAGCCTGGAGGGATTTACACGATCTTAATCGCTCCACAGCGCTTTAATTATTTAATCAATGAGAATTCGGAAACCGCTGATACTTACCAGAATTCATTCCAGATATTGAATGACAATACCGCTCCTGTTAACAATAGCTATTTCCGAGTACAAGGTGTGAATGCTTTGAACACTGAAAAAGTAAGTTTCAGAGTAGATGGTAAAACGATTGCCAGCGGTCTTGGTTTTGGCGCATCCGGCGACTATAGTAATTTCATACAGGGCACACATACCATTGAAGCGGTAGATGCTTCAGGGAAGGTCATTGCTTCAGGATCACAAGTACTTCGTTCTGCGCAGAATTATACGGCTTGGTTATCGCCAGATGCTGCAGGAGCAGCTAAATTGTTAATCGTTGCCAACGATTTGAGCGGTGCAACTTATACCGGTGGCCCTGAACAGGAAGATGCTACTTATGCTAGAAATCAGTACCGCTACTTCTTCTTTAAAAGGTTTTTAAACCTGTCGGCCGGCAATCCTTATCTCACTTTCACGCTGGATAACGGTCAGCCTATTTCCAGCGGCGAGGACAATCCTAATGCTGGGGTCAACCTTCAGCCGGGGATGCCTTTGTTTGAACGTCCTTATGTGAGCAGTGATTACGCCTCAAATTCTTATGAGGTAATGGCCTACCGTTCTAAGCCTAACGTGGTTCCTGGGGTTTGGGCAAGCGATATACAGGTGCTGAAAAGCGATGCTTTTATCGCCAACAAAGACCTATACCTGAGGCCAGGAAGGGAATTGCCTGTCCATGAGCCTGGTATTTATACGGTTAGCTTAATTGGGCAATCTGGAACGGGAAGCGTACCAGCCACCAAAGCAAAAATGATCATTATCAAACATAACAAATAA